The following coding sequences lie in one Oryctolagus cuniculus chromosome 7, mOryCun1.1, whole genome shotgun sequence genomic window:
- the IGSF9 gene encoding protein turtle homolog A isoform X1, with protein MVWCLSLAILSLIISQGADGRGKPEVVSVVGRAGESVVLGCDLLPPAGRPPLHVIEWLRFGFLLPIFIQFGLYSPRIDPDYVGRVRLQRGASLQIEGLRVEDQGWYECRVLFLDQHSPEEDFANGSWVHLTVNSPPQFQETPPLVLEVQELEPVTLRCVARGSPQPHVTWKLRGQDLGQGQGQVQVQNGTLWIRRVQRGSSGVYTCQASSTEGSATHATQLLVLGAPIIVVPPRNSTVNASQDVSLACQAEAYPTNLTYSWFQDGTNVFHISRLQSRVRILVDGSLRLQSAQPDDAGRYTCVPSNGLLHPPSASAYLTVLYPAQVIAMPPETPLPVGMPGVIRCPVRANPPLLFVSWTKDGQALQLDKFPGWSQGTEGSLLIALGNEDALGEYSCTPYNSLGTAGPSPVTRVLLKAPPAFVERPKEEYFQEVGRELLIPCSAQGDPPPTVSWAKVGRGLRGQAQVDSNSSLVLRPLTKEAHGRWECSASNAVARVATSTNIYVLGTSPHVVTNVSVVPLPKGANVSWEPGFDGGYLQRFSVWYTPLAKRPDRAHHDWLSLAVPVGAAHLLVPGLQPHTQYQFSVLAQNKLGSGPFSEIVLSAPEGLPTTPPAPRPPPTEMPPPLSPPRGLVAVRTPKGVLLHWDPPELVPQRLDGYVLEGRQGSQGWEVLDRAVAGTDVQLLVPGLIKDVLYEFRLVAFAGSYVSDPSNSANVSTTGLEVYPSRTQLPGLLPQPVLAGVVGGVCFLGVAVLVSILAACLMNRRRAARRRRKRLRQDPPLLFSPPGKSAPRSAPGSGSPDSVAKLKLQGSPVPSLRQSLLWGEPARPASPHPDPPPSRGPLPLEPISRGPDGRFVMGPTGVPPQEKPGAERAEPRTPARRLVRSFDCSSSSPSGAPQPLCIADISPVGPPPAAPPSPVPGPGPLLQYLSLPFFREMNVDGDWPPLEEPRPAPPPDYMDTRPCPMSSFLRPPDSPSRTGLPGALVGAGVASEPPYTALADWTLRERLLPGLFPAAPRGSLTSQSSGRGSASFLRPPSTAPSAGGSYLSPAPGDTSSWASGPERWTRREHVMTVSKRRNTSVDENYEWDSEFPGDMELLETLHLGLARRPEPEPELGIKSPEEGCLLDAARASGPEARCAALREEFLAFRRRRDASRARLPVYRQPAPHPEQATLL; from the exons GACGAGTCCGGCTGCAAAGGGGGGCGTCGCTGCAGATCGAGGGGCTGCGGGTGGAAGACCAGGGCTGGTACGAGTGCCGCGTGCTCTTCCTGGACCAGCACAGCCCCGAAGAGGACTTTGCCAACGGCTCCTGGGTCCACTTGACAGTCAACT CACCCCCTCAATTCCAGGAGACGCCTCCCCTGGTGCTGGAAGTACAGGAACTGGAGCCTGTCACCCTGCGCTGTGTGGCCCGCGGCAGCCCCCAGCCTCACGTGACTTGGAAACTCCGAGGACAGGACcttggccagggccagggtcaaGTGCAA GTGCAGAACGGGACGCTGTGGATCCGGCGGGTGCAGCGTGGCAGCTCTGGGGTCTACACCTGCCAGGCCTCCAGCACCGAGGGCAGCGCCACCCATGCCACCCAGCTGCTGGTGCTAG GAGCCCCCATCATCGTGGTGCCCCCCAGGAACAGCACGGTcaatgcctcccaggatgtgtctCTGGCCTGTCAGGCTGAGGCGTACCCCACCAACCTCACCTACAGCTGGTTCCAGGACGGCACCAATGTCTTCCATATTAG CCGCCTGCAGTCCCGAGTGCGGATCCTGGTGGATGGGAGCCTGCGGCTACAGTCGGCCCAGCCTGATGACGCTGGCCGCTATACCTGTGTGCCCAGCAACGGCCTCCTGCAcccgccctctgcctctgcctacctCACTGTGCTCT ACCCAGCCCAGGTGATAGCAATGCCTCCTGAGACACCCCTGCCCGTGGGCATGCCAGGGGTGATCCGGTGTCCGGTTCGTGCCAATCCCCCACTGCTCTTTGTCAGTTGGACCAAGGATGGACAGGCCCTGCAGCTGGACAAG TTCCCAGGCTGGTCCCAGGGCACGGAAGGCTCGCTGCTCATTGCCCTGGGAAATGAGGATGCCCTGGGAGAGTACTCCTGCACCCCCTACAACAGTCTGGGTACTGCCGGGCCCTCCCCCGTGACCCGTGTACTGCTCAAG GCTCCCCCAGCGTTTGTAGAACGGCCCAAGGAAGAATATTTCCAAGAAGTAGGGCGGGAGCTACTCATTCCCTGCTCCGCCCAGGGAGACCCCCCTCCTACAGTCTCCTGGGCCAAG GTGGGCCGGGGGCTGCGGGGCCAGGCCCAGGTGGACAGCAACAGCAGCCTCGTCCTGCGACCACTGACCAAGGAGGCCCACGGGCGCTGGGAATGCAGTGCCAGCAATGCGGTGGCCCGAGTGGCCACCTCCACAAACATCTACGTGCTGG gcaccagcccccatgtggTCACCAATGTGTCCGTGGTGCCTTTGCCCAAGGGTGCCAACGTCTCCTGGGAGCCTGGCTTTGATGGTGGCTATCTGCAGAGATTCAGCGTCTGGTACACCCCACT GGCCAAGCGTCCTGACCGAGCCCACCACGATTGGCTCTCCCTGGCAGTGCCTGTGGGCGCTGCTCACCTCCTggtgccagggctgcagccccacACCCAGTACCAGTTCAGCGTCCTGGCTCAGAACAAGCTGGGGAGTGGGCCCTTCAGCGAGATCGTCTTGTCTGCCCCTGAAG GGCTTCCTACTACACCACCTGCCCCCCGGCCACCCCCAACAGAGATGCCGCCTCCTTTGTCCCCTCCCCGAGGTCTGGTGGCAGTGAGGACACCCAAGGGTGTCCTCCTGCATTGGGATCCCCCGGAACTGGTCCCTCAGAGACTGGATGGCTATGTCCTAGAGGGACGACaaggctcccagggctgggaggtgCTGGACCGGGCTGTGGCGGGCACGGACGTACAGCTGCTGGTGCCAGGCCTCATCAAG GATGTTCTCTACGAGTTCCGCCTCGTGGCCTTTGCGGGGAGCTATGTCAGCGATCCCAGCAACTCCGCCAACGTCTCCACCACCG GCCTGGAGGTCTACCCATCGCGCACCCAGCTCCCgggcctcctgccccagcccgtGCTGGCCGGCGTGGTGGGCGGGGTCTGCTTCCTGGGCGTGGCCGTCCTCGTGAGCATCCTGGCCGCTTGCCTCATGAACCGGCGCAgggccgcccgccgccgccgcaaGCGCCTGCGCCAAG ATccacccctcctcttctctccaccGGGGAAGTCAGCTCCGCG CTCTGCTCCCGGCTCTGGCAGCCCCGACAGCGTGGCGAAGCTGAAGCTCCAGGGATCCCCAGTCCCCAGCCTGCGCCAGAGTCTACTCTGGGGAGAGCCCGCCCGCCCCGCCAGCCCCCACCCAGACCCGCCACCTAGCCGGGGACCCTTACCTCTGGAGCCCATTAGCCGGGGTCCAGATGGGCGCTTTGTGATGGGACCCACCGGGGTGCCCCCACAAGAAAAGCCGGGCGCAGAGCGGGCAGAACCTCGGACGCCAGCCCGGCGGCTGGTCCGGTCCTTTGACtgtagcagcagcagccccagtggggcaccccagcccctctgcattgCAGACATCAGCCCCGTGGGGCCCCCTCCGGCAGCCCCGCCCAGTCCCGTGCCGGGCCCCGGACCCCTGCTCCAGTACCTGAGCCTGCCCTTCTTCCGAGAAATGAATGTGGATGGAGACTGGCCCCCCCTTGAGGAGCCCCGCCCTGCTCCGCCTCCGGATTACATGGATACCCGGCCCTGCCCCATGTCATCGTTCCTTCGCCCTCCAGATTCCCCCTCCAGAACAGGTCTTCCTGGGGCTCTAGTGGGGGCTGGGGTCGCCTCCGAACCCCCCTACACAGCCCTGGCTGACTGGACTCTCAGGGAGCGGTTGCTGCCAGGCCTTTTCCCCGCTGCCCCTCGGGGCAGCCTTACCAGCCAGAGCAGCGGGCGAGGCAGTGCCTCCTTCCTGCGGCCCCCATccacagcgccctctgctggaggCAGCTACCTCAGTCCTGCTCCAGGGGACACCAGCAGCTGGGCCAGCGGTCCTGAGAGGTGGACCCGAAGGGAACATGTGATGACAGTCAGCAAGAG GAGGAACACATCTGTGGATGAGAACTACGAATGGGACTCAGAATTCCCTGGGGACATGGAATTGCTGGAGACCCTGCACCTGGGCCTGGCACGGAGACCTGAACCAGAGCCCGAGCTAG GCATAAAAAGTCCAGAGGAGGGCTGCTTGCTGGATGCAGCCCGTGCATCTGGCCCCGAGGCCCGCTGTGCTGCCCTTCGGGAGGAATTCTTGGCTTTCCGCCGCCGCCGAGACGCCTCCAGGGCCCGGCTGCCAGTCTACCGGCAGCCAGCCCCCCACCCTGAACAGGCCACTCTGCTGTGA
- the IGSF9 gene encoding protein turtle homolog A isoform X2, protein MVWCLSLAILSLIISQGADGRVRLQRGASLQIEGLRVEDQGWYECRVLFLDQHSPEEDFANGSWVHLTVNSPPQFQETPPLVLEVQELEPVTLRCVARGSPQPHVTWKLRGQDLGQGQGQVQVQNGTLWIRRVQRGSSGVYTCQASSTEGSATHATQLLVLGAPIIVVPPRNSTVNASQDVSLACQAEAYPTNLTYSWFQDGTNVFHISRLQSRVRILVDGSLRLQSAQPDDAGRYTCVPSNGLLHPPSASAYLTVLYPAQVIAMPPETPLPVGMPGVIRCPVRANPPLLFVSWTKDGQALQLDKFPGWSQGTEGSLLIALGNEDALGEYSCTPYNSLGTAGPSPVTRVLLKAPPAFVERPKEEYFQEVGRELLIPCSAQGDPPPTVSWAKVGRGLRGQAQVDSNSSLVLRPLTKEAHGRWECSASNAVARVATSTNIYVLGTSPHVVTNVSVVPLPKGANVSWEPGFDGGYLQRFSVWYTPLAKRPDRAHHDWLSLAVPVGAAHLLVPGLQPHTQYQFSVLAQNKLGSGPFSEIVLSAPEGLPTTPPAPRPPPTEMPPPLSPPRGLVAVRTPKGVLLHWDPPELVPQRLDGYVLEGRQGSQGWEVLDRAVAGTDVQLLVPGLIKDVLYEFRLVAFAGSYVSDPSNSANVSTTGLEVYPSRTQLPGLLPQPVLAGVVGGVCFLGVAVLVSILAACLMNRRRAARRRRKRLRQDPPLLFSPPGKSAPRSAPGSGSPDSVAKLKLQGSPVPSLRQSLLWGEPARPASPHPDPPPSRGPLPLEPISRGPDGRFVMGPTGVPPQEKPGAERAEPRTPARRLVRSFDCSSSSPSGAPQPLCIADISPVGPPPAAPPSPVPGPGPLLQYLSLPFFREMNVDGDWPPLEEPRPAPPPDYMDTRPCPMSSFLRPPDSPSRTGLPGALVGAGVASEPPYTALADWTLRERLLPGLFPAAPRGSLTSQSSGRGSASFLRPPSTAPSAGGSYLSPAPGDTSSWASGPERWTRREHVMTVSKRRNTSVDENYEWDSEFPGDMELLETLHLGLARRPEPEPELGIKSPEEGCLLDAARASGPEARCAALREEFLAFRRRRDASRARLPVYRQPAPHPEQATLL, encoded by the exons GACGAGTCCGGCTGCAAAGGGGGGCGTCGCTGCAGATCGAGGGGCTGCGGGTGGAAGACCAGGGCTGGTACGAGTGCCGCGTGCTCTTCCTGGACCAGCACAGCCCCGAAGAGGACTTTGCCAACGGCTCCTGGGTCCACTTGACAGTCAACT CACCCCCTCAATTCCAGGAGACGCCTCCCCTGGTGCTGGAAGTACAGGAACTGGAGCCTGTCACCCTGCGCTGTGTGGCCCGCGGCAGCCCCCAGCCTCACGTGACTTGGAAACTCCGAGGACAGGACcttggccagggccagggtcaaGTGCAA GTGCAGAACGGGACGCTGTGGATCCGGCGGGTGCAGCGTGGCAGCTCTGGGGTCTACACCTGCCAGGCCTCCAGCACCGAGGGCAGCGCCACCCATGCCACCCAGCTGCTGGTGCTAG GAGCCCCCATCATCGTGGTGCCCCCCAGGAACAGCACGGTcaatgcctcccaggatgtgtctCTGGCCTGTCAGGCTGAGGCGTACCCCACCAACCTCACCTACAGCTGGTTCCAGGACGGCACCAATGTCTTCCATATTAG CCGCCTGCAGTCCCGAGTGCGGATCCTGGTGGATGGGAGCCTGCGGCTACAGTCGGCCCAGCCTGATGACGCTGGCCGCTATACCTGTGTGCCCAGCAACGGCCTCCTGCAcccgccctctgcctctgcctacctCACTGTGCTCT ACCCAGCCCAGGTGATAGCAATGCCTCCTGAGACACCCCTGCCCGTGGGCATGCCAGGGGTGATCCGGTGTCCGGTTCGTGCCAATCCCCCACTGCTCTTTGTCAGTTGGACCAAGGATGGACAGGCCCTGCAGCTGGACAAG TTCCCAGGCTGGTCCCAGGGCACGGAAGGCTCGCTGCTCATTGCCCTGGGAAATGAGGATGCCCTGGGAGAGTACTCCTGCACCCCCTACAACAGTCTGGGTACTGCCGGGCCCTCCCCCGTGACCCGTGTACTGCTCAAG GCTCCCCCAGCGTTTGTAGAACGGCCCAAGGAAGAATATTTCCAAGAAGTAGGGCGGGAGCTACTCATTCCCTGCTCCGCCCAGGGAGACCCCCCTCCTACAGTCTCCTGGGCCAAG GTGGGCCGGGGGCTGCGGGGCCAGGCCCAGGTGGACAGCAACAGCAGCCTCGTCCTGCGACCACTGACCAAGGAGGCCCACGGGCGCTGGGAATGCAGTGCCAGCAATGCGGTGGCCCGAGTGGCCACCTCCACAAACATCTACGTGCTGG gcaccagcccccatgtggTCACCAATGTGTCCGTGGTGCCTTTGCCCAAGGGTGCCAACGTCTCCTGGGAGCCTGGCTTTGATGGTGGCTATCTGCAGAGATTCAGCGTCTGGTACACCCCACT GGCCAAGCGTCCTGACCGAGCCCACCACGATTGGCTCTCCCTGGCAGTGCCTGTGGGCGCTGCTCACCTCCTggtgccagggctgcagccccacACCCAGTACCAGTTCAGCGTCCTGGCTCAGAACAAGCTGGGGAGTGGGCCCTTCAGCGAGATCGTCTTGTCTGCCCCTGAAG GGCTTCCTACTACACCACCTGCCCCCCGGCCACCCCCAACAGAGATGCCGCCTCCTTTGTCCCCTCCCCGAGGTCTGGTGGCAGTGAGGACACCCAAGGGTGTCCTCCTGCATTGGGATCCCCCGGAACTGGTCCCTCAGAGACTGGATGGCTATGTCCTAGAGGGACGACaaggctcccagggctgggaggtgCTGGACCGGGCTGTGGCGGGCACGGACGTACAGCTGCTGGTGCCAGGCCTCATCAAG GATGTTCTCTACGAGTTCCGCCTCGTGGCCTTTGCGGGGAGCTATGTCAGCGATCCCAGCAACTCCGCCAACGTCTCCACCACCG GCCTGGAGGTCTACCCATCGCGCACCCAGCTCCCgggcctcctgccccagcccgtGCTGGCCGGCGTGGTGGGCGGGGTCTGCTTCCTGGGCGTGGCCGTCCTCGTGAGCATCCTGGCCGCTTGCCTCATGAACCGGCGCAgggccgcccgccgccgccgcaaGCGCCTGCGCCAAG ATccacccctcctcttctctccaccGGGGAAGTCAGCTCCGCG CTCTGCTCCCGGCTCTGGCAGCCCCGACAGCGTGGCGAAGCTGAAGCTCCAGGGATCCCCAGTCCCCAGCCTGCGCCAGAGTCTACTCTGGGGAGAGCCCGCCCGCCCCGCCAGCCCCCACCCAGACCCGCCACCTAGCCGGGGACCCTTACCTCTGGAGCCCATTAGCCGGGGTCCAGATGGGCGCTTTGTGATGGGACCCACCGGGGTGCCCCCACAAGAAAAGCCGGGCGCAGAGCGGGCAGAACCTCGGACGCCAGCCCGGCGGCTGGTCCGGTCCTTTGACtgtagcagcagcagccccagtggggcaccccagcccctctgcattgCAGACATCAGCCCCGTGGGGCCCCCTCCGGCAGCCCCGCCCAGTCCCGTGCCGGGCCCCGGACCCCTGCTCCAGTACCTGAGCCTGCCCTTCTTCCGAGAAATGAATGTGGATGGAGACTGGCCCCCCCTTGAGGAGCCCCGCCCTGCTCCGCCTCCGGATTACATGGATACCCGGCCCTGCCCCATGTCATCGTTCCTTCGCCCTCCAGATTCCCCCTCCAGAACAGGTCTTCCTGGGGCTCTAGTGGGGGCTGGGGTCGCCTCCGAACCCCCCTACACAGCCCTGGCTGACTGGACTCTCAGGGAGCGGTTGCTGCCAGGCCTTTTCCCCGCTGCCCCTCGGGGCAGCCTTACCAGCCAGAGCAGCGGGCGAGGCAGTGCCTCCTTCCTGCGGCCCCCATccacagcgccctctgctggaggCAGCTACCTCAGTCCTGCTCCAGGGGACACCAGCAGCTGGGCCAGCGGTCCTGAGAGGTGGACCCGAAGGGAACATGTGATGACAGTCAGCAAGAG GAGGAACACATCTGTGGATGAGAACTACGAATGGGACTCAGAATTCCCTGGGGACATGGAATTGCTGGAGACCCTGCACCTGGGCCTGGCACGGAGACCTGAACCAGAGCCCGAGCTAG GCATAAAAAGTCCAGAGGAGGGCTGCTTGCTGGATGCAGCCCGTGCATCTGGCCCCGAGGCCCGCTGTGCTGCCCTTCGGGAGGAATTCTTGGCTTTCCGCCGCCGCCGAGACGCCTCCAGGGCCCGGCTGCCAGTCTACCGGCAGCCAGCCCCCCACCCTGAACAGGCCACTCTGCTGTGA